GGAAAAATAGAGCTTACAAGGAAAAAAAGGCATGCCAGTGCATGAATGGTCAAAAATTTTAAAATGAGGGGCATTTTTTTAAAGTTTTCCCATAAATTTGCTTTCATCTCAACCATGGTTTAAATGGGTTCCTTTATCCTTTCAGTAGTCGAAAATATTGTGGGTCGGTTCATGGTTTAATTTCTCAGCCCTCACCTATGTCTTGGCCTGTTTAAGAAACGTCCCCAATTGATATTCCTCAAAAGCAGTTTTAAGTTCTTCCTGAGTATTCATAACTATCGGCCCATACCAAGCCACTGGTTCTCCAATCGGTTTCCCTGAGACCAATAGGAATCGCATCCCCCCTTCTCCAGCCAAAATAGAAAGGCAGTCCCCATCCCCAAAAGCAACCAAAGTTTCAGGTTCAATGAGGGCTCCACCTTCCGAATCAAAACAGCCTTTTCCCTGTAGCAAATAGGCAAATACCGTATATCCTTCTTTCACAGGATGTTTGAAACCTGAATCCGAAGGAAGGGACACATCCAGGTAATCGGGATCAATGACAATATCTTTCACAGGGCCATGAACTCCCTCAACTTTCCCACAAACAACTTTTACCATTCCACCGTTCTCCAACTTTACCTCCGGGATTTGATGACTCCGGACCTCCCGATACCGAGGCGCCATCATTTTTTGGGATGAGGGAAGATTGGCCCATAATTGAAAACCCCACATTAAACCGTCACCATGAACTTTTG
This region of Nitrospiria bacterium genomic DNA includes:
- a CDS encoding pirin family protein; the protein is MRNPRKIKKTFKSKPTIEGAGVRLKRVFGNSEVPQFDPFLLMDDFHSRNPDDYIKGFPWHPHRGIETITYVLHGEVEHGDSMGNKGIIHSGDIQWMTAGSGIIHQEMPKVHGDGLMWGFQLWANLPSSQKMMAPRYREVRSHQIPEVKLENGGMVKVVCGKVEGVHGPVKDIVIDPDYLDVSLPSDSGFKHPVKEGYTVFAYLLQGKGCFDSEGGALIEPETLVAFGDGDCLSILAGEGGMRFLLVSGKPIGEPVAWYGPIVMNTQEELKTAFEEYQLGTFLKQAKT